One genomic region from Candidatus Polarisedimenticolia bacterium encodes:
- a CDS encoding 50S ribosomal protein L25, producing MKELVVDVKGRGDLGKNESRRLRSQGQIPAIVYGARKDPVPVVVDPKKILEIIHSESGVNTIFQLNLAEKEARRHVMIKEYQVDPVKGNLIHADFVRIQMDEVIEVEVPVQVTGEAAGVKLDGGILEHVTRLVRVSCLPGDIPEHITIDVTPLKIGDALRVSDLPTSDRYRILTETDQTLVVVSPPAKEETVAPAAEAAPAAPAEPEVIKKGKVVEEGAAEAEEGEAAKKKEAKKPEGKK from the coding sequence ATGAAGGAACTCGTGGTCGATGTGAAGGGCCGGGGTGATCTCGGCAAGAACGAATCCAGGAGGCTCCGCAGCCAGGGGCAGATCCCCGCCATCGTCTACGGCGCCCGCAAGGATCCCGTGCCGGTGGTGGTCGATCCGAAGAAGATCCTCGAGATCATCCACTCCGAATCGGGAGTCAACACGATTTTCCAGCTCAACCTGGCCGAGAAGGAAGCCCGGCGTCACGTGATGATCAAGGAGTACCAGGTCGACCCGGTCAAGGGGAACCTGATCCACGCCGACTTCGTCCGCATCCAGATGGACGAGGTGATCGAGGTGGAGGTGCCGGTGCAGGTGACGGGGGAGGCGGCCGGAGTGAAGCTCGACGGCGGCATCCTGGAGCACGTCACGCGCCTGGTGAGGGTCTCCTGCCTGCCGGGGGACATTCCCGAGCACATCACCATCGACGTCACGCCGCTCAAGATCGGCGACGCGTTGCGCGTCTCGGATCTGCCGACGAGCGACCGGTACCGCATCCTGACCGAGACGGACCAGACGCTCGTGGTCGTCAGCCCGCCGGCCAAGGAGGAGACGGTCGCGCCGGCCGCCGAGGCGGCCCCCGCGGCGCCCGCCGAGCCGGAGGTCATCAAGAAGGGCAAGGTGGTCGAGGAGGGAGCAGCCGAAGCCGAAGAGGGAGAGGCCGCCAAGAAGAAGGAAGCCAAGAAGCCAGAAGGCAAGAAGTAG
- a CDS encoding ribose-phosphate pyrophosphokinase: MSGLDTSNLKVFSGSAHPALAQEICRVLGIPLGKTECRRFADGEAYCQILENVRGTDAFVIQPTCTPADANLMELLVMLDAFKRSSAARITAVLPYYGYARQDRKDKPRVPISAKLVADLLTAAGADRVLAMDLHAPAIQGFFNIPVDHLFAAPVMIEHVESLHLKNPVIVSPDAGGVERARAYAKRLDAALAIIDKRRGEGNEPKVMHVIGDVEGKTCLIVDDIVDTAGTLAGTVQALTRKGARAIYGCFSHAVLSGPAVERIRSSEMLQTVVTNSIPISEEKRKAGRITVLSVAGILGEAIKRIHTNSSVSSLFV, from the coding sequence ATGAGCGGACTCGACACCAGCAACCTGAAGGTCTTCTCCGGGAGCGCGCACCCGGCCCTGGCGCAGGAGATCTGCCGGGTCCTGGGCATTCCGCTCGGCAAGACCGAGTGCCGTCGGTTCGCGGACGGCGAGGCCTACTGCCAGATCCTGGAAAATGTGCGGGGCACCGATGCCTTCGTGATTCAGCCCACCTGCACCCCGGCGGACGCGAACCTGATGGAGCTCCTGGTCATGCTCGATGCCTTCAAGCGTTCGTCGGCGGCCCGCATCACCGCCGTACTTCCTTACTACGGCTATGCCCGGCAGGATCGCAAGGACAAGCCTCGGGTGCCGATATCCGCGAAGCTCGTGGCCGACCTCCTGACCGCGGCGGGCGCCGACCGCGTCCTCGCCATGGACCTCCACGCCCCGGCGATCCAGGGGTTCTTCAACATCCCGGTGGATCACCTGTTCGCCGCGCCGGTGATGATCGAGCACGTGGAATCGCTCCACCTCAAGAACCCGGTGATCGTGTCGCCGGACGCCGGAGGCGTGGAGCGGGCGCGGGCCTACGCCAAGCGACTGGATGCGGCTCTGGCCATCATCGACAAGCGGCGGGGCGAGGGGAACGAGCCCAAGGTGATGCACGTCATCGGCGACGTGGAGGGGAAGACGTGCCTGATCGTGGACGACATCGTCGACACGGCCGGGACGCTCGCCGGGACGGTGCAGGCGCTCACGCGCAAGGGCGCCCGGGCGATTTACGGCTGCTTCAGCCACGCCGTGCTTTCGGGGCCGGCCGTGGAGCGCATCCGCTCGTCCGAGATGCTGCAGACCGTCGTGACCAACAGCATTCCCATCAGCGAGGAGAAGAGGAAGGCGGGCCGGATCACCGTGCTTTCGGTGGCGGGGATCCTCGGAGAAGCGATCAAGCGCATTCATACGAACTCGTCGGTCAGCTCGCTGTTCGTCTGA
- the spoVG gene encoding septation regulator SpoVG, translating into MEITEVRVFPVEEEKLKAFVSIIIDDCFVVSDIKIIHGNSGLFISMPSKKRKNGTFRDIAHPLNNETRKKIEDKVLARYREVLVNLDSGRSRPAAEGRDGSDDEAGRERPTIIQPDDSTPA; encoded by the coding sequence ATGGAAATCACCGAGGTCCGGGTCTTTCCTGTCGAAGAAGAGAAGCTGAAGGCGTTCGTTTCGATCATCATCGACGACTGCTTCGTCGTGAGCGACATCAAGATCATCCATGGCAACAGCGGGCTGTTCATCTCGATGCCCAGCAAGAAGAGAAAGAACGGCACGTTCAGGGACATCGCCCATCCGCTGAACAACGAGACGCGCAAGAAGATCGAGGACAAGGTTCTGGCCCGGTACAGGGAGGTTCTGGTGAATCTGGACTCCGGGAGATCCCGCCCGGCGGCCGAGGGGAGAGACGGTTCAGACGACGAGGCCGGCCGCGAGCGGCCCACCATCATCCAACCGGACGATTCCACCCCTGCCTAG
- a CDS encoding 4-(cytidine 5'-diphospho)-2-C-methyl-D-erythritol kinase yields MTRIRLKAHAKINLNLTIKARRPDGYHLIESAVQTVSLHDTLILDAVPAGLVLDIDDPDLAAGPDNLVWKAAEALLPRLANGPRGARIRLEKRIPTGAGLGGGSSDAAAALVGLRRLWNLDLSDGELAGLASTLGSDVPFFLTGGTALLTGTGTEVRPLPDLEGFEVLIVFPRIPISTREVYGRVVAPLTSALKISTMPRFNQTPEDDFPREVETWVRAGNDLEPYACALCPAIGKIKDRLLVAGASAAAMTGSGSAVFGIFRTAAAAERALADIGPSGFTVMRSVPINSRDYRRRAAFD; encoded by the coding sequence TTGACCCGGATCCGCCTCAAGGCGCACGCCAAGATCAACCTCAATCTCACCATCAAGGCCCGACGACCGGACGGGTACCATCTCATTGAATCGGCGGTCCAGACGGTCAGCCTGCACGACACGCTGATCCTCGACGCGGTCCCGGCGGGTCTTGTCCTGGACATCGACGATCCGGACCTCGCGGCGGGGCCGGACAATCTGGTGTGGAAGGCGGCGGAGGCCCTCCTGCCCCGGCTTGCAAACGGCCCTCGCGGCGCACGGATCCGGCTGGAGAAGCGGATTCCCACAGGTGCCGGCCTGGGGGGAGGGAGCAGCGATGCGGCCGCGGCCCTGGTCGGTCTGAGGCGCCTCTGGAACCTGGATCTGTCCGATGGGGAGCTTGCGGGCCTCGCCTCCACGCTGGGATCGGACGTGCCGTTCTTCCTGACCGGGGGAACCGCCCTCTTGACGGGAACCGGGACGGAAGTCCGGCCCCTCCCCGACCTCGAGGGCTTCGAGGTCCTGATCGTCTTTCCCCGCATCCCGATCTCGACGCGGGAGGTCTACGGGCGAGTCGTCGCGCCGTTGACATCTGCCTTGAAAATCAGTACTATGCCTCGCTTCAACCAGACCCCGGAGGACGACTTCCCCAGGGAAGTCGAGACGTGGGTGCGCGCAGGAAATGATCTGGAGCCATATGCGTGCGCGCTCTGTCCCGCCATCGGGAAAATCAAGGATCGCCTGCTGGTCGCGGGGGCGTCGGCCGCTGCGATGACCGGGAGCGGCTCGGCCGTGTTTGGAATCTTCAGGACCGCGGCGGCCGCGGAGCGGGCGCTGGCCGATATAGGCCCTTCGGGGTTCACGGTCATGCGGAGCGTGCCCATCAACAGTCGGGACTATCGGAGACGCGCGGCGTTCGACTGA
- a CDS encoding tetratricopeptide repeat protein gives MRSGRWTRAILVASILLLASERRALGAAGPGRNPAQPEAYYHYSLAQQMILERDYINALEQMENATRTDSSPSLLLELAQLKFSLSDLAGASVLAERIVAADPGMAPAQKLLGDIHLRRAREGGDAEAQIGEAIERYRAALRANPADGDSCRALTELYYHTGRLKEAGETILEFGSGQPLDPALSLLLGKVYARTGRAQEAEKVLSRLVARSPGNLEAADALAAVLEYGKKYDEAIALYTDLLERSVDSVYLHGRIGSLHLLAGRNDEAIPELLKALEADPGDSRSLLSLAQAYEGAGRIDEAIAACDRLIRKEPANLEARFQMARLRQKDGEVETALAQYREIIELANGRGAVSDREAAVLALTFSQIGILQLEGRRYGDASESFVEALNSAGDPGPELFLLLARAQMLGGKPDEARRVAVEAERRFPDDLDAKVFSGEILIATGKEGDARQHFKALIEEAGGSSDVYARVSEAFLRQKRYAEADAVLKEATGRHPGDDALLFARGAALERLGKHADAERLLARAIRVNPKNAMALNYLGYMLADRGVKLTEAVGYVERALQINPKSAAYLDSLGWVRFRMGLYSEAEKHLRAALRYDASDPTIHEHLGDLLRETGRQDEAVREWQAALASGHEEPERVRKKILKIESARPVTP, from the coding sequence ATGAGATCCGGACGATGGACCCGGGCGATCCTCGTCGCGTCGATCCTGCTCCTCGCCTCCGAGCGCCGAGCGCTCGGAGCCGCGGGGCCGGGCCGGAACCCGGCGCAGCCGGAGGCCTACTATCATTATTCGCTGGCGCAGCAGATGATTCTCGAACGAGACTACATCAACGCCCTGGAGCAGATGGAGAACGCCACCCGGACCGATTCATCCCCCTCCCTGCTGCTGGAGCTGGCCCAGCTCAAATTTTCTCTGAGCGACCTGGCCGGCGCCTCGGTGCTCGCGGAGCGGATCGTCGCCGCCGATCCGGGCATGGCGCCGGCCCAGAAACTCCTCGGTGACATCCACCTGAGACGCGCCCGTGAAGGCGGCGATGCCGAGGCCCAGATCGGCGAAGCGATCGAACGCTATCGTGCCGCCCTGCGGGCCAACCCCGCGGATGGGGATTCGTGCCGGGCCCTCACCGAGCTGTACTACCACACCGGCCGCCTCAAGGAAGCCGGGGAGACGATCCTCGAGTTCGGCAGCGGGCAACCTCTCGACCCCGCCCTGTCCCTGCTCCTGGGCAAGGTCTACGCGCGGACCGGCCGTGCCCAGGAAGCGGAGAAGGTCCTGTCCCGTCTCGTGGCGCGATCGCCCGGCAATCTGGAGGCGGCCGATGCCCTGGCGGCCGTCCTGGAATACGGCAAGAAGTACGACGAGGCCATTGCCCTGTACACCGATCTCCTCGAGCGGTCGGTCGACTCGGTCTACCTGCACGGGCGAATCGGGTCCCTGCACCTGCTGGCGGGCCGGAACGACGAGGCGATCCCGGAGCTGCTCAAGGCCCTGGAGGCCGACCCCGGGGATTCCCGAAGCCTGCTGTCGCTGGCGCAGGCCTACGAGGGCGCGGGACGCATCGACGAGGCGATCGCCGCCTGCGATCGATTGATCCGGAAGGAGCCGGCGAATCTCGAGGCCCGCTTTCAGATGGCGCGCCTGCGGCAGAAGGACGGCGAGGTGGAGACGGCCCTCGCTCAGTACCGGGAGATCATCGAGCTGGCGAACGGAAGGGGGGCGGTGAGCGACCGGGAAGCCGCGGTCCTGGCACTGACCTTTTCGCAAATCGGCATCCTGCAGCTCGAGGGCCGCCGTTACGGTGACGCCAGCGAGTCCTTCGTCGAGGCGCTCAATTCCGCCGGCGATCCGGGCCCCGAGCTGTTCCTGCTTCTGGCGCGCGCCCAGATGCTCGGCGGCAAGCCGGACGAGGCCCGGCGGGTCGCCGTCGAGGCCGAGCGACGTTTCCCCGACGATCTCGACGCCAAGGTGTTCAGCGGCGAGATCCTGATCGCCACAGGGAAGGAGGGGGACGCGCGGCAGCACTTCAAGGCTCTGATCGAGGAGGCGGGGGGATCGTCCGATGTCTATGCCCGTGTCTCCGAGGCGTTCCTGCGCCAGAAACGCTACGCAGAGGCGGACGCGGTGCTCAAGGAGGCGACCGGCCGCCACCCGGGGGACGACGCCCTGCTCTTCGCCCGCGGCGCCGCCCTGGAGCGGCTGGGGAAGCATGCGGACGCGGAGCGCCTTCTGGCCAGGGCGATCCGGGTCAACCCGAAAAACGCCATGGCGCTCAACTATCTCGGGTACATGCTGGCCGATCGAGGCGTGAAGCTGACCGAGGCGGTCGGCTACGTCGAGCGGGCCCTGCAGATCAATCCGAAGAGCGCCGCCTACCTCGACAGCCTCGGCTGGGTCCGCTTCCGGATGGGGCTCTACAGCGAGGCTGAAAAGCACCTGCGTGCCGCTCTCCGTTATGACGCGTCCGACCCGACGATCCACGAGCACCTGGGCGATCTGCTTCGCGAGACCGGAAGACAGGACGAGGCGGTGCGCGAGTGGCAGGCGGCCCTGGCCTCGGGGCACGAAGAGCCGGAGCGGGTGCGCAAGAAGATCCTCAAGATCGAATCCGCCCGCCCGGTGACTCCATGA
- a CDS encoding serine/threonine-protein kinase: MPKAIGRYEILEEIGRGSMGLVYKARDPRIGRIVALKTIAFSFPLGPNEEEEFLHRFYHEAQVAGRLNHPHIVTIYDVGEKAPGEDAYIAMEYVTGTNLHDLLAGGGRLPLLQVADVMDRLAQALDYAHENGVVHRDIKPANILMTESGQPKILDFGIARLVAGGLTRPGKFFGTPNYMSPEQVIGGEVDGRSDQFSLGVILYQLLTGEKPFVGDSVTAISYQVVNVDPPPPSKLNPALRPSFDRILRKAVAKSASDRYGCCQDLVADLKAAVEQWRDSAKQSEPPTLVSREDGKGPASEPVSVGSRGIVFLAPRFARLFAPSGSPLGIGWVAFLICLVLLASAPFLLYRSPAGRSGSQPLGLLTSPAPAGSLAGLAGAPGQAEGWAAQTARLRLTLQHRFESGRIEVRLDGSPLVDEKLRSASGRSRFMRTLGVAPGTHRVEVRVVSGKSFDDIVGIQGDFRPNEQKVLTVSVSPMTKRLKARFDEPPAGSARP; the protein is encoded by the coding sequence ATGCCGAAGGCGATCGGTCGCTACGAAATCCTCGAGGAGATCGGCCGCGGGTCGATGGGCCTCGTCTACAAGGCCCGCGACCCCCGAATCGGCCGCATCGTGGCTCTCAAGACGATCGCCTTCTCCTTCCCGCTCGGTCCCAACGAAGAAGAGGAGTTCCTGCACCGCTTCTATCACGAGGCCCAGGTCGCCGGCCGGCTCAATCACCCTCACATTGTCACCATCTACGACGTGGGCGAAAAGGCGCCCGGTGAGGACGCCTACATCGCCATGGAGTACGTGACCGGCACCAATCTGCACGACCTCCTGGCCGGCGGGGGCCGCCTGCCGCTCCTGCAGGTCGCCGATGTCATGGACAGGCTGGCGCAGGCCCTGGACTACGCCCACGAGAACGGTGTCGTCCACCGCGATATCAAGCCGGCGAACATCCTGATGACCGAGAGTGGCCAGCCCAAAATCCTCGATTTCGGCATCGCCCGGCTCGTGGCAGGCGGACTGACCCGCCCGGGGAAATTCTTCGGCACGCCGAACTACATGTCTCCCGAGCAGGTGATCGGGGGGGAGGTGGACGGGAGGTCCGACCAGTTCTCGCTCGGCGTGATCCTGTACCAGCTCCTCACGGGGGAGAAGCCCTTCGTCGGCGACAGCGTCACCGCCATTTCCTACCAGGTGGTGAACGTCGACCCGCCTCCTCCCTCGAAGCTGAATCCTGCGCTCCGGCCTTCCTTCGATCGGATCCTGCGCAAGGCTGTGGCCAAGTCTGCCTCGGATCGCTACGGGTGCTGCCAGGATCTGGTCGCGGACCTCAAGGCCGCCGTGGAGCAGTGGCGCGACTCGGCGAAGCAGTCGGAGCCGCCCACGCTGGTCTCGCGGGAGGATGGGAAGGGTCCGGCGTCGGAACCGGTCTCCGTCGGATCGCGCGGCATCGTCTTTCTGGCCCCCCGGTTCGCGCGGTTGTTCGCTCCGAGCGGATCGCCCCTCGGGATCGGCTGGGTCGCCTTTCTGATCTGCCTCGTCCTGCTCGCCTCGGCGCCGTTCCTCCTGTACCGTTCACCGGCGGGACGATCGGGGTCCCAGCCGCTCGGCCTCCTGACGTCCCCGGCGCCCGCCGGGTCTCTCGCGGGGCTGGCCGGGGCTCCCGGTCAGGCGGAGGGATGGGCTGCCCAGACCGCCCGCCTTCGGCTCACCCTGCAGCACCGCTTCGAGTCGGGGCGCATCGAAGTGCGCCTGGACGGCTCACCGCTTGTGGACGAGAAGCTCAGGAGCGCCTCGGGCCGGAGTCGTTTCATGCGGACCCTCGGGGTCGCTCCGGGCACTCATCGCGTGGAGGTTCGTGTCGTGTCGGGGAAGAGCTTCGATGACATCGTCGGCATCCAGGGCGACTTCCGGCCCAACGAACAGAAGGTCCTGACCGTCTCGGTCAGCCCGATGACCAAACGCCTGAAGGCGCGATTCGACGAGCCCCCGGCGGGATCGGCCCGCCCATGA
- a CDS encoding S41 family peptidase gives MKITADRKLMLVLSTALVLFSVSGAMMGRVVAVEGTYSYLKLFNEALYLIVHNYVQPVQLDGLMEGAYRGMLESLDPVNEYLSPVQYEKAFRGDAGGPAGAGLTLSKRRGYLVVVSVQAGSPAAEAGMQTGDVVVMIDGRSTRLMGVWEASRALRGKPSTKVTLNVSPVAAAGRKTIELTRRTLAPPAPSGTLEAPDAGVVRVAALQEGDAKRLDQAIAGLKKRGAARLLLDLRGCSSDSLAEGIGAASLFINDGTIVTVTDRYDGDKAYKADGRRRVWSGPLVVLVNEGTSGACEVLAAALHDDRSAPIVGQKTWGEGAVRALLPLQQGDGIFLATGRLQSPSGKEWHGQGIQPDLAIEGRPTDSDDPQLKKAIEYLRGVSRPADRNAA, from the coding sequence ATGAAGATCACGGCCGACAGAAAACTGATGCTGGTCCTCTCCACGGCGCTCGTCCTGTTCAGTGTCTCCGGGGCGATGATGGGACGAGTCGTTGCGGTGGAGGGCACCTACAGCTATCTCAAGCTGTTCAACGAGGCGCTGTATCTCATCGTCCACAACTATGTCCAGCCCGTGCAGCTGGACGGCCTGATGGAGGGGGCGTACCGCGGCATGCTCGAGTCCCTCGATCCGGTCAACGAGTACCTGAGCCCCGTCCAGTACGAAAAGGCCTTCCGTGGAGACGCCGGAGGTCCGGCCGGCGCCGGGCTGACCCTTTCGAAGCGGCGCGGCTACCTCGTGGTGGTGTCGGTCCAGGCCGGCTCCCCCGCGGCGGAGGCCGGGATGCAGACCGGGGACGTCGTGGTGATGATCGACGGCCGATCGACGCGACTCATGGGGGTCTGGGAGGCGTCCCGTGCCCTGCGCGGCAAGCCTTCGACCAAGGTGACCCTCAATGTCAGCCCGGTCGCGGCCGCGGGGCGGAAGACGATCGAGCTGACCCGCCGCACGCTCGCGCCGCCGGCCCCCTCCGGGACTCTCGAGGCTCCCGACGCCGGCGTGGTGCGGGTCGCCGCCCTGCAGGAGGGGGACGCGAAACGTCTGGACCAGGCGATCGCGGGCCTCAAGAAGCGGGGCGCGGCGAGGCTCCTGCTCGACCTGCGCGGCTGCTCGTCGGATAGCCTCGCCGAAGGCATCGGCGCCGCGAGCCTGTTCATCAACGACGGAACGATCGTGACGGTGACCGATCGCTACGATGGCGACAAGGCCTACAAGGCCGACGGACGGCGCCGTGTCTGGTCCGGCCCGCTCGTGGTCCTGGTGAACGAAGGGACGTCCGGGGCCTGCGAGGTCCTGGCCGCCGCACTGCACGACGATCGGAGCGCGCCCATCGTCGGCCAGAAGACCTGGGGGGAGGGGGCCGTGCGCGCTCTCCTGCCCCTGCAGCAGGGAGACGGCATCTTCCTGGCTACGGGAAGGCTCCAGTCCCCCTCGGGCAAGGAGTGGCACGGACAGGGGATTCAGCCCGACCTGGCCATCGAGGGCCGACCGACCGATTCGGACGATCCGCAATTGAAGAAGGCGATCGAGTACCTGCGAGGGGTGTCGCGACCGGCCGACAGGAACGCCGCCTGA
- a CDS encoding peptidoglycan DD-metalloendopeptidase family protein — translation MEGFLALALCGAVNPAPVGAAPEDDASRLKEIRRQEEEGRLDRVRREIEELKVRLVEAEASAGSVLDSIEELDLRMALLSREAESLKDELGRTAERERLARLEALTLEQKLARTEEELRGYLRETYKIGPARYLRVVTAASAPAQIAAGYRSIEALSLSEARRVEDYRADRARLDEVLADLEGKDASLRALQAALHGKSRDLRQARGSKQSILAGLQRRQSLQKEMLGDLLQVEQDIRSLLDRLARPDASAGVPSLGFARFRGLLDWPARGRLAVPFGNMRHPRFSTIVPHPGIDIASAPGQEVRAVFDGRVVFSDWFKGYGQMVVIDHGDGYLSVYGHVDERLVAAGHDVKRDDPIARSGAGGSFEQPGLYFEIRHDGKPEDPAAWLRGLPGRVAERKPAAPRIKRESRRVP, via the coding sequence GTGGAGGGGTTCCTGGCGCTGGCCCTGTGCGGTGCGGTGAATCCGGCGCCCGTCGGGGCCGCGCCGGAGGACGATGCCTCCCGTCTCAAGGAGATCCGCCGGCAGGAGGAGGAAGGGCGACTCGATCGCGTGCGGCGTGAGATCGAGGAGCTCAAGGTTCGCCTGGTGGAGGCCGAGGCGAGCGCCGGCTCCGTCCTCGACTCGATCGAGGAGCTCGATCTCAGGATGGCGCTCCTGTCGCGCGAGGCGGAGTCGCTCAAGGACGAGCTCGGGCGCACCGCCGAGCGCGAGCGGCTGGCCCGCCTGGAGGCACTGACCCTGGAACAGAAACTGGCCAGGACCGAGGAGGAGCTGCGGGGCTACCTGCGGGAGACGTACAAGATCGGACCGGCGAGGTACCTGCGTGTGGTGACGGCCGCCTCGGCCCCTGCCCAGATCGCCGCGGGCTACCGATCGATCGAGGCGCTGAGCCTCTCCGAGGCACGGCGCGTCGAGGACTATCGGGCGGACCGCGCCCGCCTGGACGAGGTGCTCGCCGATCTGGAGGGCAAGGACGCCTCGCTGCGCGCCCTCCAGGCGGCGCTGCACGGGAAGTCCCGGGATCTGAGGCAGGCGCGGGGCAGCAAGCAGTCGATCCTGGCGGGGCTGCAGCGACGGCAGTCGCTTCAGAAAGAGATGCTGGGCGATCTCCTGCAGGTGGAGCAGGACATCCGCTCCCTCCTGGATCGCCTCGCCCGTCCCGATGCCTCGGCCGGCGTGCCGTCCCTGGGGTTCGCCCGCTTCCGCGGATTGCTCGACTGGCCGGCGCGCGGCCGCCTGGCGGTCCCCTTCGGCAACATGCGCCACCCGCGATTCAGCACGATCGTGCCCCACCCCGGCATCGACATCGCCTCGGCGCCGGGCCAGGAGGTTCGGGCGGTCTTCGACGGCCGGGTCGTCTTCAGCGACTGGTTCAAGGGGTACGGCCAGATGGTCGTCATCGATCATGGCGACGGGTACCTCTCGGTCTACGGTCACGTGGATGAGCGTCTGGTCGCCGCCGGGCACGATGTCAAGAGGGACGATCCGATCGCGCGCTCCGGGGCCGGGGGGTCGTTCGAGCAGCCGGGGCTGTATTTCGAGATCCGTCACGACGGCAAGCCCGAAGACCCGGCCGCCTGGCTGCGCGGGTTGCCCGGCCGGGTGGCCGAGCGCAAGCCCGCGGCACCTCGCATCAAGCGGGAATCCCGCAGGGTTCCTTGA